The sequence below is a genomic window from Natronorubrum halophilum.
GTCTCGAGATCGAGTTTCGAGGCGTATCGGGGCAGGTACTGCGTCGGGTCGATCGGTCCCGTCGGAATGCCGAGTTCGCGATTGAGCGCGTCGTAGGCGACGGTGAGTTCGTCGGCGTCCGCGCGAGCGACGGCGGCGATTTCGTCGATCGTTCGGGGGGTCGAACGCGTTCGACAGGTCGCATAAATTGCGGCGGCGGCGAATCCCTCGATCGATCGGCCCTGAAGCAATCCCTCGGACTGTGCCGATTTGAACAGGGCACACGCCTGCTCGCGAGCGGAGTCCGGAAGCGAGAGCCGGGCGTTGACCCGCTTGATTTCGGTAAACCCGTAGACCTGATTGCGGTCGGCTTTCGTGGCTATTCTAGCACGGTTGTGTTCCCGTCGTAGGCGGGCGATTTGTCGGCGTTTTCGGCCGGTCAGTCGAGAGCTGTATCCCGAACTGGAACCGTAGCCGATCTTCGTCGAGAGTCCGCGATCGTGTCTCGAGCGGGTCAACGGTGCGCCGGTTCGTCGTCGGTCGGTGTCGTCGCCGTCGAACGACCGCCATTCGGGCCCACGATCGATAGCGTCCTCTGCAGAGATGAGACCGCAGTCTTCGCAGATCGTTTCGGTACCGCTCGTTCGTAACCGCCCGTCGCACTCGGGACAGAAACCGGACGAATTGAAAGTAGCCATTGGTTATTTTTCCCCACTATACTGGTTGGTGTTCGCGATAGTATTTAAAATATAGGAAGTCAGTGAAGGATTAAAACGAGGTACACAGACGGAGAAACGACGAAAACGGCCCTACCGGGCGAGAGTGATCGGCTGGGACAGATCGACACGAACGCGGTCGGCGAAACTGAACGTCCGCGCTCGAGAACGTACGGCTGACGCCTACTGCCGCGCCTCGAGAAACCGCTTCACGGCGGACCGCGTCTCGGACGTCGTCGGTGCGTCGTCGTCGGAGGACGCTCGTTCCGTGAGGAGGCGTTCGTACCGATCGATCACTGCCTGTCGACGGTGTTCGCTCGTCTCGAGCGCCTGCTCGAGCGCTTCGATCCGCGCGCGGAGTCGCGTGCGTTCGATTCGAGAGTGAAGCGGTGGCCCCGTCGGACTCGCGGTACCGGCATCCGATGTGCCCGCTGCGGAGGGACAGTGAAACTCGACGGCGGTGGCCACACCGGTGCGGTGTCGTCCACGCATCGGTTCATCGCTGGCAGGGGTTCGGTCGTCATGTGGGTGCTCGACGGACATAGATCCGGCTCGCGATTCGGACTCAGTGCAGAAAAAGCTCAGTCAGTCGACCGTCATACACGTCTGACGGGAGTCGTGCGCCCGAATGACAAGGTTGGCGATCAGTTCTGTAGGTGCTCGAGTACGCCCGCAGTATCCGCAGAAACCGGCTCCGGCTCGCGTCCGGCGGCGGCCGCGGCGTCGGGATCTTTGAGCAGGTGGCCGGTCGTCAGGCAGGCGACGCGTTCGTCGTCGTCGACGATCCCTTCAGATCGAAGCTTTCGCAGCCCCGCAACGGAGGCGGCCGAGGCGGGTTCGACGCCGATCCCCTCCCCGGCGAGATCTCGCTGGGCGTCGGTGATCGCCTCGTCGGAGACCGCCACCGCGGTGCCGCCGGTTTCGCGGATGCCCGGCAGGGCTTTCGGCGCGTTGACGGGGTTGCCGATCCGGATCGCCGTCGCGCGCGTCTCGACGTCGTCCCACCGCTGCACTTCGTCCGCGCCGTTCTCGATCGCTTCGACCATCGGGGCCGCGCCCTCGGCCTGGACACCCGTCAGCTTCGGCACGTCGCCCTCCGCGAGTTCGCCCGCCTGAACGAGTTCGCGGAAGGCCTTGTACAGCGCCGACGTGTTTCCGGCGTTGCCGACGGGGAGAACGATCCGATCCGGAACGGCGTCGTAATCCGCGAGGAAGCCCTCGAGGATCTCGAGTCCGATCGTCTTCTGGCCCTCGAGTCGGAAGGGGTTCAGCGAGTTCAGCAGGTAGGCCTCGCCGCCCGCCGCGAGTTCCTGGACGATGTCGAGACAGGCGTCGAAGTTGCCGTCGACCTCGAGAATTCGAGCGCCGTGGAGGCTGGCCTGGGCGATCTTGCCCGCCGCGACCTTTCCCGCGGGGAGGAGGACGAGCGTCTCCATGCCGCCGCGGGAGCCGTACGCGGCGAGGGCGGCGCTCGTGTTCCCGGTAGAGGCACACGCCAATCGATCGACGCCGAGTTCCGCCGCGACCCTGACGCCGACGGTCATTCCCCGATCTTTGAACGAGCCGGTGGGGTTCATCCCCTCGTGTTTGATCCGCAGCGTCTCGACGCCGATATCGTCCTCGAGACGGGGGACTTCGTACAGCGGGGTCGCCCCCTCCTGAATCGAGACGCCGGCGTCGAACGGCAGCGCGGCGGCGTAGCGCCAGACGCCCTGTCCCTCGAAGTCGTCGAACGTCGGCAGATCGGCGTATCGAACCTCGAGCAGGCCGTCGCAGTCGTCGCAGGTGTAGCGAACGTCCTCGAAGGGCGCGAACGTGTCGCCGCAGTCGATACACTCGAGCCAGACGCCATCGTCGGCGTTGTCGGGCGCTCTCGGCTGATTCGTGGACAGGCTGAGACTCATTATCGCTCGAGAGGAGAGCGGAGGGGAAAAAGGACGTGGGTTCAGCGGACGTCGGCGGTTACTCGAGCAGCCAACTCAACAGCGCTTTTTGCGCGTGCAGACGGTTCTCGGCCTGATCGAAGACGATCGAGCGGTCGCTCTCGATGACGTCGTCGGTGATCTCCTCGCCGCGGTGGGCGGGCAGACAGTGCATGACCGATGCGTCGGCGGCGTGTGCGAGTAACTCCGACCGGACCTGGAAACCCTCGAAGGCGTCCATTCGGACATCGCGTTCGTCCTCCTGACCCATGCTGATCCAGACGTCGGTGTAGATGACGTCGGCGTCCGAGACCGCTTCGACCGGATCGGTCGTGACCGTCGGGTTGCCCCCGAGGTCTCGAGCGCGCTCGAGGACGAGATCGTCGACTCCGTACCCCTCGGGCGTGGCGATCGTCAGGTCGATGTCGGTCAGCGCACAGCCGAGCGCGAAGGACTGGGCGACGTTGTTGCCGTCGCCGACCCAGGCCGCCGAGACGCCCTCGAGACCGCCTTCCTGCTCGCGGATCGTCAGCA
It includes:
- a CDS encoding transcription initiation factor IIB, which encodes MATFNSSGFCPECDGRLRTSGTETICEDCGLISAEDAIDRGPEWRSFDGDDTDRRRTGAPLTRSRHDRGLSTKIGYGSSSGYSSRLTGRKRRQIARLRREHNRARIATKADRNQVYGFTEIKRVNARLSLPDSAREQACALFKSAQSEGLLQGRSIEGFAAAAIYATCRTRSTPRTIDEIAAVARADADELTVAYDALNRELGIPTGPIDPTQYLPRYASKLDLETAVERRAREHATALLQDGLIGGRNPSGVAAACLYKAANEREEWSTITQAAAADVADVAPVTIRSTVTTLKER
- the thrC gene encoding threonine synthase, which produces MSLSLSTNQPRAPDNADDGVWLECIDCGDTFAPFEDVRYTCDDCDGLLEVRYADLPTFDDFEGQGVWRYAAALPFDAGVSIQEGATPLYEVPRLEDDIGVETLRIKHEGMNPTGSFKDRGMTVGVRVAAELGVDRLACASTGNTSAALAAYGSRGGMETLVLLPAGKVAAGKIAQASLHGARILEVDGNFDACLDIVQELAAGGEAYLLNSLNPFRLEGQKTIGLEILEGFLADYDAVPDRIVLPVGNAGNTSALYKAFRELVQAGELAEGDVPKLTGVQAEGAAPMVEAIENGADEVQRWDDVETRATAIRIGNPVNAPKALPGIRETGGTAVAVSDEAITDAQRDLAGEGIGVEPASAASVAGLRKLRSEGIVDDDERVACLTTGHLLKDPDAAAAAGREPEPVSADTAGVLEHLQN
- the argF gene encoding ornithine carbamoyltransferase, translated to MASDAELRHFLEIDDLSQDELQTVLDRAETYKRAQERGEDHLDLEDRTLGMIFQKPSTRTRVSFETGMTQLGGHAVFLGEDDIQLGRGEPLKDTSRTLSRYVDAVMARVFKHENIEVFAEYASVPVVNGLTDDAHPCQTLADLLTIREQEGGLEGVSAAWVGDGNNVAQSFALGCALTDIDLTIATPEGYGVDDLVLERARDLGGNPTVTTDPVEAVSDADVIYTDVWISMGQEDERDVRMDAFEGFQVRSELLAHAADASVMHCLPAHRGEEITDDVIESDRSIVFDQAENRLHAQKALLSWLLE